One part of the Phragmites australis chromosome 3, lpPhrAust1.1, whole genome shotgun sequence genome encodes these proteins:
- the LOC133912430 gene encoding endoglucanase 9-like, with amino-acid sequence MSMYGRDPWGGPLEICHDSATDDDRSRNLDIDRGALSRTLDETQQSWLLAGPGDQGRKKKRYVDIGCLVVSRKLFVWTVAVLVAAAVFAGVVAGIAKAIPRHHRPLPPPDDYTVALHKALMFFNAQRSGKLPKHNNVPWRGNSCMKDGLSDPAVRRSLVGGYYDAGDAVKFNFPAAFSMTLLSWSVIEYSAKYEAVGELGHVRDIIKWGADYFLKTFNSTADSIDRVVAQVGSGATSPGSTQPNDNYCWMRPEDIDYPRPVVECHACSDLAAEMAATLAAASIVFKDNKDYSHKLVHGATTLFQFARDRRGRYSAGGSDAARFYNSTSYWDEFVWGSSWMYLATGNSSYLTLATHPKLAKHAGAFWGGPDYGVFSWDNKLTGAQVLLSRLRLFLSPGYPYEEILRTFHNQTSIIMCSYLPIFKSFNRTKGGLIQLNHGKPQPLQYVVNAAFLASVFSDYLEAADTPGWYCGPHFYSIEVLRNFARTQVEYILGKNPLKMSYVVGFGNHYPKHVHHRGASIPKNGVHYGCKGGWKWRDSKKPNPNIIVGAMVAGPNRHDGFRDVRKNYNYTEATLAGNAGLVAALVALSGEGHGVDKNTMFSAVPPMFPSPPPPPAPWKP; translated from the exons ATGAGCATGTACGGGAGGGACCCGTGGGGCGGGCCGCTGGAGATATGCCACGACTCGGCGACGGACGACGACCGGAGCCGGAACCTGGACATCGACCGGGGGGCGCTGTCGCGGACGCTCGACGAGACGCAGCAGAGCTGGCTGCTGGCGGGGCCTGGGGACCAGGGCCGCAAGAAGAAGAGGTACGTCGACATCGGGTGCCTCGTCGTCAGCCGCAAGCTCTTCGTCTGGACGGTCGCGGTgcttgtcgccgccgccgtgttTGCGGGGGTCGTCGCCGGGATCGCCAAGGCCATCCCCAGGCACCACCgcccgctgccgccgccagACGACTACACCGTCGCGCTGCACAAGGCGCTCATGTTCTTCAATGCCCAGAGAT CCGGCAAGCTTCCGAAGCACAACAATGTACCATGGCGTGGTAACTCTTGCATGAAGGATGGACTCTCGGACCCAGCGGTCCGGCGAAGCCTGGTCGGCGGGTATTATGACGCTGGCGATGCCGTCAAGTTCAACTTCCCAGCAGCCTTCTCCATGACCCTACTCAGCTGGAGCGTCATTGAGTACAGTGCTAAGTACGAGGCTGTTGGGGAACTTGGCCATGTCCGTGACATTATCAAGTGGGGAGCCGACTATTTCTTGAAGACCTTCAACTCCACGGCTGATAGCATTGATCGTGTCGTTGCACAG GTGGGGAGTGGTGCAACATCGCCTGGTTCAACTCAGCCCAATGATAATTATTGTTGGATGAGGCCAGAGGACATCGACTACCCACGTCCAGTGGTCGAGTGCCACGCTTGTTCCGATCTTGCTGCTGAAATGGCCGCGACATTGGCCGCGGCATCCATTGTATTCAAGGACAATAAGGATTACTCGCATAAGCTGGTACATGGTGCTACCACTCTCTTCCAGTTTGCAAGGGATCGGCGGGGGAGGTATAGTGCAGGCGGTTCAGATGCTGCAAGGTTCTACAATTCAACCAGTTACTGGGATGAGTTTGTGTGGGGTAGCTCATGGATGTACCTTGCCACCGGCAATTCATCATACTTGACTCTGGCCACACACCCCAAGCTTGCAAAGCATGCTGGTGCTTTCTGGGGTGGTCCGGACTATGGTGTGTTCAGCTGGGACAATAAGCTCACTGGTGCACAG GTTCTTCTAAGCCGATTAAGGCTTTTCTTGAGTCCTGGATATCCATATGAAGAGATCTTGAGGACATTCCACAATCAAACTAGCATTATCATGTGTTCATACCTTCCAATCTTTAAATCTTTCAATAGAACAAAAG GTGGCTTGATTCAGTTAAATCACGGGAAGCCACAACCTCTTCAGTATGTGGTCAACGCTGCATTTCTTGCTTCTGTTTTCAGTGACTATCTTGAGGCTGCCGATACCCCTGGGTGGTACTGTGGCCCCCATTTCTACTCTATTGAGGTTCTTCGCAATTTTGCAAGGACTCAG GTCGAGTACATCTTAGGCaaaaatcctttgaagatgagctATGTTGTTGGGTTTGGAAACCATTACCCTAAGCATGTTCACCACCGGGGTGCCTCAATCCCCAAGAATGGTGTTCACTACGGCTGCAAAGGAGGGTGGAAGTGGAGGGACAGCAAGAAACCGAACCCTAATATCATCGTAGGGGCCATGGTTGCTGGCCCCAATCGCCATGATGGATTCAGAGATGTCCGCAAGAATTACAACTACACTGAAGCAACGCTAGCAGGCAATGCTGGTCTAGTCGCAGCATTGGTAGCTTTGTCGGGTGAAGGCCACGGGGTGGACAAGAACACTATGTTCTCTGCTGTGCCGCCCATGTTCccttcaccaccgcctcctccagcACCATGGAAACCATAG